From Salmo salar chromosome ssa04, Ssal_v3.1, whole genome shotgun sequence, one genomic window encodes:
- the atf5a gene encoding uncharacterized protein atf5a: MMAMSAAPLWKTLRVCPADPLALSHPQANLSQSQECRGEVPEESQHLIGDGLTDWMTEEVDFSSYLPNPHPSPSPNSSLPPSPLQHDIQVPSDLEVMTSLLQEELAQLEDYFLSEPLPEKGPKLGKCDKGPPPVGPHQSYYQLPFHASSYSTSNQSEHSPLLVTLATGELDLLSFCGGGPIGRSKLPRHAPYSCSNRPNGCSRKRVSDGVRVGEVYENSIWSSKGSNPSVTLSGSYSCVEDERVVGKGYCLGSGVEIRRCPFLPKEEKNCQFAEEVIAVGSGYGGFGGPLDIPHKKEELLMYGMREVNVSSGGGGCASSSEIELLSSNVKVGVVGELSSKMSTIPWKTETSEGCYLQAASQSEASYHHGFQGTVSEQVKAEGLEMGRQHHDFHCGGFLEDQQGSECLAMDREALDRQVMLGLKEDPCPLAKPELDETMPGEVHHPPERKQKKRDQNKTAAHRYRQRKRAELDCLEEQLHGLEGHNRELRDKAESVEREIQYVKDLLIEVYKARSQRLKQPDTDA; this comes from the exons ATGATGGCAATGTCAGCAGCTCCTCTCTGGAAGACTCTTCGCGTCTGCCCGGCagaccccctcgctctctctcacccacagGCTAACCTCAGCCAATCACAGGAGTGCAGGGGGGAGGTGCCAGAGGAGAGCCAGCACTTAATTG GTGATGGTCTCACGGACTGGATGACGGAAGAAGTGGATTTCTCCTCGTACCTCCCaaaccctcacccctctccctcccccaattcctcccttcctccctcacccCTTCAGCATGACATCCAGGTGCCCTCTGACTTGGAGGTCATGACTTCTCTGCTGCAAGAGGAACTCGCTCAACTGGAGGACTACTTCCTGTCTGAACCGCTGCCGGAGAAAGGACCGAAACTGGGAAAATGCGACAAGGGTCCACCGCCAGTGGGTCCCCACCAGTCATACTACCAGTTGCCCTTTCATGCGTCATCATACTCCACCTCCAACCAATCGGAACACAGCCCTCTACTTGTTACCCTGGCAACTGGGGAACTAGACCTGCTGAGCTTTTGCGGAGGTGGGCCCATTGGGCGATCAAAATTGCCTAGACACGCCCCTTACAGTTGTAGCAATCGCCCCAATGGGTGTAGTCGCAAAAGAGTTTCAGATGGGGTGAGGGTGGGCGAGGTCTACGAGAATAGCATATGGAGTTCCAAAGGAAGTAACCCATCGGTGACTCTAAGTGGCAGTTACAGCTGTGTAGAGGACGAGCGGGTAGTCGGGAAAGGTTACTGCCTAGGCAGTGGAGTTGAGATTCGAAGATGCCCCTTTTTACCCAAGGAAGAGAAAAATTGTCAGTTCGCAGAAGAGGTCATAGCTGTTGGCAGTGGGTATGGTGGCTTTGGCGGGCCGTTGGATATCCCACACAAGAAAGAGGAGCTGTTGATGTATGGCATGAGGGAAGTgaatgtcagtagtggtggtggaggaTGTGCTAGTAGCAGTGAGATAGAATTGTTGAGTAGTAATGTCAAAGTTGGCGTAGTCGGTGAGTTGTCTTCCAAGATGTCCACTATTCCTTGGAAGACGGAGACTAGTGAGGGTTGTTATCTTCAGGCAGCGTCCCAATCAGAGGCCTCCTACCACCACGGCTTCCAAGGGACAGTCAGCGAGCAGGTCAAGGCAGAGGGTTTAGAGATGGGCCGTCAACATCATGACTTCCACTGTGGTGGGTTCCTAGAGGACCAGCAGGGCTCTGAGTGTCTGGCAATGGATAGGGAGGCTCTTGACAGGCAGGTGATGTTGGGGTTGAAGGAGGACCCCTGTCCCCTCGCGAAGCCTGAGCTGGACGAAACAATGCCAGGGGAGGTCCACCATCCGCCAGAGCGCAAGCAGAAGAAGAGAGACCAAAACAAGACTGCCGCTCATAG GTATCGCCAACGTAAAAGGGCAGAGCTGGACTGCCTTGAGGAGCAGCTGCACGGTCTGGAGGGGCATAACCGGGAACTTCGGGACAAAGCAGAGTCAGTGGAGAGGGAGATCCAGTATGTTAAAGACCTACTGATCGAAGTGTACAAGGCCCGCAGTCAGCGGCTCAAGCAACCGGACACCGACGCCTGA